The Vitis vinifera cultivar Pinot Noir 40024 chromosome 12, ASM3070453v1 genome has a segment encoding these proteins:
- the LOC100253353 gene encoding S-type anion channel SLAH1 translates to MANNKGLSSPSQPQIELVVDVSIVATPSDQQGLQGIVERLISPILTRFHAGYFRISLSLCSQALLWKTLGEPSDDAHAIRHILHTLPSTAFVLLWSLALFILASLSLIYILRCLFHFELVKAEFLNDVGVNYLFAPWISWLLLLQSSPFIAPRTVYYTVLWGVFIVPIVVLDVKIYGQWFTKGKRFLATVANPASQLSVIGNLVGAWAASQMGWKESAVFLFSLGMTHYLVLFVTLYQRLSGSSSLPVILRPVLFLFFAAPSMASLAWDSIIGTFDNSSKMLFFLSLFLFMSLVSRPGLFKKSIRKFDVAWWAYSFPLTVLALAATEYAQEVNGGVAHALMLVLSILSVLVSLLLMVFTALNTNMLVTGKDDPALNDPNDGCTTLP, encoded by the exons ATGGCGAACAACAAAGGATTGAGCTCACCATCCCAACCCCAGATTGAGCTTGTGGTTGATGTATCCATTGTTGCAACCCCATCTGATCAACAAGGCCTTCAGGGCATTGTTGAGCGATTGATTTCACCTATTTTGACTAGGTTCCATGCTGGGTACTTCAGGATCAGTCTCTCACTCTGCAGCCAGGCCTTATTGTGGAAGACCCTTGGAGAGCCTAGCGACGACGCTCATGCGATTCGTCACATTCTTCACACCCTGCCGTCCACTGCCTTTGTTCTTTTGTGGTCATTGGCTTTGTTCATATTGGCCTCACTTTCTCTCATCTATATTCTAAGGTGCTTGTTTCATTTTGAATTGGTGAAGGCTGAGTTCTTGAACGATGTTGGAGTAAACTACTTGTTTGCTCCATGGATTTCATGGCTTCTCCTGCTTCAATCCTCCCCTTTCATTGCTCCAAGGACTGTGTATTATACTGTACTTTGGGGCGTATTCATTGTCCCGATAGTGGTGCTCGATGTCAAGATATATGGCCAATGGTTCACCAAGGGAAAGCGGTTTTTGGCGACGGTGGCGAATCCAGCTAGCCAGCTATCAGTGATTGGGAACCTGGTTGGTGCATGGGCTGCATCTCAAATGGGATGGAAAGAGAGTGCAGTTTTCTTATTCTCATTAGGCATGACACATTATCTAGTCCTCTTTGTCACACTTTATCAGCGATTATCAGGGAGTAGCTCACTTCCCGTAATACTTCGGCCAgttctcttcctcttctttgCAGCTCCAAGCATGGCAAGCCTAGCATGGGACTCCATCATCGGAACTTTTGATAATTCATCAAAGATGCTCTTCTTCTTATCGCTCTTCCTCTTCATGTCCCTG GTTTCTAGGCCAGGCCTATTCAAGAAATCGATCAGGAAGTTCGACGTGGCATGGTGGGCTTACTCTTTTCCTCTCACAGTCCTAGCGCTGGCTGCAACAGAGTATGCACAAGAGGTGAATGGTGGTGTCGCTCATGCCCTAATGCTGGTGTTGTCCATACTCTCAGTTCTGGTGTCTCTCCTCCTAATGGTCTTCACTGCACTCAATACTAATATGCTTGTTACTGGAAAAGATGATCCTGCTCTAAATGATCCCAACGATGGTTGCACAACTTTGCCATGA
- the LOC100248217 gene encoding mitogen-activated protein kinase kinase kinase 18, protein MDWTRGHTLGSGSSATVSLANSLRSGDVFAVKSVELSRSESLQREERILSSLRSPYIVGYKGCDITRENKKLMYNLFIEYMPGGTLGDAIRRGGGQLHESMIGIYARQIVQGLDYIHSRGLVHCDIKGQNVLIGEDGAKIADFGCAKWTNGKDDRKVPIAGTPFFMAPEVARGEDQGYPSDVWALGCTIIEMATGGAPWPNVANAVAALYRIGFSEELPWIPSFLSDQAKDFLSKCLRRDPKERWTASQLLKHPFVGELNPQAKQVQESYSDSPTSILDQNFWSSLEESEAQGYLKQASFSNSPAERIRKLWTFSRVENWTRDDNWVTIRGSTNEESNVPADYMEDEASPVSRSEAVSSSHDVEKVESHGDGEEMEDFLDSKFSCRTCMKDSVVVSNFNFEIDKEHLLITSTSISNFLAS, encoded by the coding sequence ATGGACTGGACCAGAGGCCACACCTTAGGCTCTGGCTCCTCTGCCACAGTCTCCCTCGCCAATTCTCTCCGGTCTGGCGACGTGTTTGCTGTCAAGTCGGTGGAGCTATCTCGGTCGGAGTCACTGCAGAGGGAGGAGAGAATCCTATCTTCTTTGAGGTCTCCTTATATAGTTGGCTACAAGGGGTGTGACATTACCAGGGAGAACAAGAAGCTTATGTACAATCTTTTCATTGAGTACATGCCCGGTGGCACTCTTGGTGATGCAATTCGGAGGGGTGGAGGTCAGCTTCATGAATCGATGATTGGGATTTATGCGCGACAAATTGTACAGGGATTGGATTACATTCACTCACGAGGCTTAGTGCATTGTGATATTAAAGGCCAGAACGTGCTAATTGGAGAAGATGGTGCAAAAATTGCTGATTTTGGGTGTGCCAAGTGGACTAACGGCAAGGATGACAGGAAGGTGCCGATTGCCGGAACACCGTTCTTCATGGCACCGGAGGTAGCGCGCGGCGAAGATCAGGGATACCCTTCTGATGTATGGGCTCTTGGATGTACAATAATTGAAATGGCCACTGGGGGCGCTCCATGGCCTAATGTGGCAAACGCAGTTGCAGCTCTTTATCGAATCGGATTCTCTGAAGAGCtgccatggattccaagttTTCTCTCCGACCAAGCAAAGGATTTTCTAAGCAAGTGCTTACGGAGAGATCCAAAAGAGAGGTGGACAGCAAGTCAGCTTCTCAAGCATCCATTTGTGGGAGAATTGAATCCTCAGGCAAAGCAAGTTCAAGAATCCTATTCAGATTCTCCAACAAGTATTCTAGACCAAAACTTTTGGAGCTCATTGGAGGAATCAGAAGCACAAGGCTACTTGAAGCAGGCAAGTTTTTCAAATTCTCCAGCAGAAAGGATCCGGAAACTATGGACGTTTTCAAGGGTAGAAAACTGGACAAGGGATGATAATTGGGTCACAATCAGAGGCAGTACCAATGAGGAAAGCAACGTACCCGCTGATTACATGGAAGATGAAGCGAGTCCAGTTTCCAGGTCGGAGGCAGTTTCGAGTAGTCATGATGTGGAAAAGGTAGAAAGCCATGGTGATGGAGAGGAGATGGAGGATTTCTTAGATAGCAAATTTAGTTGTAGGACATGTATGAAAGATAGTGTTGTAGTGAGCAACTTCAATTTTGAGATAGACAAAGAACACTTGTTAATTACTTCAACTTCAATCTCAAACTTCTTAGCATCCTAA
- the LOC100243099 gene encoding probable WRKY transcription factor 31: MAKGSGLSFGSDPIFFLHKPIVINSFPEDHSKRFAAMDATKNQSTTTIQFPVNLNCAHPDSPVPDDEKPRIVDEMDFFADKNRDSKPPTTDNKNSPYYFNVNTGLHLLTANTSSDQSMVDDGMSPPNVDDKRVKNELVVLQAEIERMHAENERLRSMLNQVTNNYNALQVHMVALMQDQKAENNEEHDQKHSGNNNGGVVVPRQFIDLGLAAKAEVEEPSLSSSEGRSGDRSGSPINNGEVGSKELELRKNEKKEYSSGIGREESPDQGSQWGANKVPRLNPSKNVDQTEATMRKARVSVRARSEAPMITDGCQWRKYGQKMAKGNPCPRAYYRCTMAAGCPVRKQVQRCAEDRSILITTYEGNHNHPLPPAAMAMASTTSSAARMLLSGSMPSADGLMNSNFLARTVLPCSSSMATISASAPFPTVTLDLTQNPNPLQFQRPPSQFYVPSPNPTQNLAGPAAATPSSLLPQIFNQALYNQSKFSGLQMSQDMEAAQLPTHHQPSSQQQSQQNSLAETVSAATAAITADPNFTAALAAAITSIIGGAQPQPNSSTNNNANTTVPTTSNSGNITTSNSNSNGSNKLCNSKFPGN, translated from the exons ATGGCCAAAGGCAGTGGACTCTCCTTTGGGTCAGATCCAATCTTCTTCCTTCACAAACCAATAGTTATAAATTCATTTCCGGAGGATCACAGCAAGAGGTTTGCGGCCATGGATGCCACTAAAAACCAGTCCACTACCACTATTCAATTCCCAGTCAACCTCAACTGTGCTCACCCAGATTCTCCGGTTCCCGACGACGAAAAGCCCAGAATTGTCGATGAGATGGACTTTTTTGCTGATAAAAACCGCGACTCCAAGCCACCCACTACAGATAACAAGAACTCTCCCTATTATTTCAATGTAAAC ACTGGCTTGCACCTTCTTACTGCTAATACCAGCAGCGATCAGTCCATGGTGGATGATGGGATGTCGCCCCCGAACGTGGATGACAAGCGAGTTAAGAATGAG CTGGTGGTTCTTCAAGCTGAGATCGAGCGGATGCACGCAGAGAATGAGCGATTGAGGAGCATGCTGAACCAGGTTACTAACAACTACAACGCACTCCAGGTGCATATGGTGGCACTGATGCAAGATCAGAAGGCGGAGAACAATGAAGAACATGATCAGAAGCATAGTGGTAATAATAACGGAGGAGTTGTGGTGCCTAGACAGTTTATTGATCTTGGCCTTGCTGCTAAAGCTGAAGTCGAAGAGCCTTCGCTGTCTTCATCAGAAGGAAGGAGCGGTGACCGATCCGGATCACCCATAAACAACGGAGAAGTGGGTTCGAAGGAGTTGGAGCTGAGgaagaatgagaagaaggaATACAGCAGTGGAATTGGAAGAGAAGAAAGCCCAGATCAAGGATCCCAATGGGGAGCTAACAAGGTTCCCAGGTTGAATCCCTCCAAAAATGTTGATCAAACCGAAGCAACCATGAGGAAAGCCCGTGTCTCAGTTCGAGCACGATCTGAAGCACCTATG ATCACTGATGGATGCCAATGGAGGAAGTATGGGCAGAAGATGGCAAAGGGAAATCCATGCCCTCGAGCTTATTATCGATGCACCATGGCTGCAGGTTGTCCGGTCCGCAAACAA GTGCAAAGATGCGCGGAGGATCGGAGTATTCTCATCACCACATATGAAGGTAATCACAACCACCCACTGCCGCCTGCTGCCATGGCAATGGCGTCGACCACTTCGTCTGCAGCGCGAATGCTACTGTCCGGGTCAATGCCCAGTGCTGATGGGCTAATGAACTCCAATTTCCTCGCCAGGACCGTCCTTCCTTGCTCCTCTAGCATGGCTACTATATCAGCTTCAGCCCCATTCCCTACTGTTACATTAGACCTTACTCAAAACCCCAACCCCTTACAATTCCAAAGGCCACCAAGCCAATTCTATGTCCCCTCCCCCAACCCAACTCAGAACCTCGCCGGGCCGGCCGCTGCAACACCCTCTTCACTGCTGCCTCAAATCTTCAATCAAGCCCTTTACAATCAGTCAAAGTTCTCTGGCCTGCAAATGTCTCAAGACATGGAAGCAGCTCAATTACCGACCCACCACCAACCATCATCACAGCAACAGTCACAGCAGAACTCTCTGGCTGAAACGGTGAGTGCAGCAACTGCTGCCATTACAGCTGACCCCAACTTCACTGCAGCACTAGCGGCTGCCATCACCTCCATTATTGGTGGTGCTCAACCTCAACCAAACAGTAGTACTAACAATAACGCCAACACCACAGTCCCCACCACCAGCAACAGTGGCAACATTACTACTAGCAACAGCAATAGTAATGGCAGCAACAAACTCTGCAATTCAAAATTTCCAGGGAActga